The following nucleotide sequence is from Campylobacter sp. MIT 12-8780.
CTGAGGGTTTGAAGGAATTTTATCAAGCCTTGTTGTTAGGTTTCCATCTTCGATCTGCCTTGCTACTTCCATCACTTGAGTTACCATTGTTTTGTCAGCATTTAAGTTATGAATGGTGTTTGTAACATCACTTTCAAGCATTTTGCACATATCGTGGAACTCATCTTTACTTTTAGTTATTTTAATGCTAACACTATCGATTTTGTGGTTGATAAATTCAAAAAATGATTTCAAATTTTGAGAAATAGTCGCGATAGAACGAGCGATATTTATGTAAAAGCCTAGTGCAAAAGGAACAAGTATCAAAAAAAGTATTACAGAAACAGCAAAGGTAATCAAAAACGTATGATCAAGCCAATCGATAATATGAGCTGTTTCTTTATTTGCCTCATCTTGCAAGGTATCTGTATAAATTCCCGTTGAAATCCAAATTTCATCAGTGTTTGGTATCATCACTGAATAGCTTGTTTTTTCAGCAATCACATTTGTGCCATCTGGCAAAGGCTTAGTAAAATAAAACTTCACAAAGCCACCTCCTGCTTTTGCTGCCTTATATAACTCATCAACATAAGCTATGCCATTAGCGTCTTTTGCTCCTGTTAAATCCTTACCAAGCAAGTCTTTACGCACCGGATGAGCTACAACTTTGGTGCGTTGATATACGAAATAATATCCGCTTTTATCATCTTCATAACGAAAATTTTCAATCGCATCAGCGATGATTTGTATCTTTTCTTCTTCGCTTGAAACATTTTTAAGCAAATCTCCTATAGCTTGAGCCATAGAAAGATCAAGAAGTTTTACCTTTTCTTCGGTTTGGTGTTTAAACACTTCATAAGTTTGCTCTGTTAGAAAAGCGCCGGCTTTAGAATTATTATAATAAAATTGTGCGAAAATTACTGCAACGATGATGAAAATACCCATTCCTAAAATCGCCATTTTAGTTTTGATGTTAAAACGCATATATCCTCCTAGTCAATACTTGTGAAATTCACACTTATATTATAGCAAAAAAATGAATTTCTTCCAACTTTAAAGTAAAATGATGCAGAAAATAAGATTATTTACTACTTTTAAAAAGCTCTTCAAAACGTTTGTTTGCAAACTCTTCTATATCTTTACAAAGAATTTGATAATTTTTCATAAGCTCTAACGCCCTTGGAGTAAGCTTTGTGCCTGATTCTTTGCTACGTCCTTGTTTGGTGATGACAAGTTCTTCTTCTGTATTTTTTTGCAAGGCTTGAAGGTGTGTCCATGCTTTTTTGTAATTGATCCCCATAAGTTTTGAGGCTTTAAGTATGCTTCCGCTTTGCTCTATAAACTCTAAAAGTTCGCTTTTACCCTTACCAAACAAAAGCTCATTATCAGCATTTTCTATCCAAGTCTTTGTTTTTACGATCAGCTTATCTTTTTTTTCTTTCATCTTCATCAACCAACTTTTTGCAAAATGTGCTTATTATAACTCAATTTACATAATAAAAATTATAAATTCTTTTATTTACAAATCATTCATAAATTTTATAATTTTTAAGTTTTTTTATCTTTATTTGTAGTAATTTATATTATACTTAAGACGTTTAAATTTTTTATCATAAAAATTTCAAAGGATAGCAATGGCTAAAAAACTGACCCAAAAGGCGATAGCAAGGCAAAATAAAATCAAAGCTGTAGCTTTAGAATGCTTTTTAGAAAAAGGTTATGAAGATACAAGTTTAAATGAGATTATCAAAAAAAGTGGGGGTTCTTTTTCGAGCATTTATACTTATTTTGAGAGCAAAGAAGGCTTGCTTTTGGAAGTTTTAAGCGATGAAATTAAAAGGCATTTTGATTTTTTTAAAAATTTAGAAAATGACACTGCTACGGATTTAAGAGATTTTTTACTTCATTTTTCACAAATTTTTTTAAAAAAATTTAATGATTATACGACTATAGCATTAGCAAGGATTATCCATTCTCAAATTTATAATCTTCAAGGTATGATGAAAGAGTGGTTTAAAGTCAATCAAGACTTTTTTGCTGATACCATAGTCATCAAACGTTTTAAAAGAGAAAAAAATCCTTATCTTAAAGAAAATGCTGAGCAACTTGGCACGCTTTTTTGCACCTTGATTAAAGCACCATTTGAAAGTTGTGTATTTGGCAACACGACTATGAGCGAGCAAGAACAACAAAAACATATTGAATTTTGTGTGGATTTTTTCTTAAAAAAACTCGTATAATATTTAACCTCAT
It contains:
- a CDS encoding methyl-accepting chemotaxis protein, with translation MRFNIKTKMAILGMGIFIIVAVIFAQFYYNNSKAGAFLTEQTYEVFKHQTEEKVKLLDLSMAQAIGDLLKNVSSEEEKIQIIADAIENFRYEDDKSGYYFVYQRTKVVAHPVRKDLLGKDLTGAKDANGIAYVDELYKAAKAGGGFVKFYFTKPLPDGTNVIAEKTSYSVMIPNTDEIWISTGIYTDTLQDEANKETAHIIDWLDHTFLITFAVSVILFLILVPFALGFYINIARSIATISQNLKSFFEFINHKIDSVSIKITKSKDEFHDMCKMLESDVTNTIHNLNADKTMVTQVMEVARQIEDGNLTTRLDKIPSNPQLSKLKDVLNTLFDDLQEKIGSDTNEIKRVFEAYKSLDFTTEIKNAQGNIEVTTNILGKEIKNMLSTSSNFAHNLARSSDELKELMLKLVEENKAQMHSLEDSAAAVEQISSSMHSASEKTGEASLKAEDIKNIVVVIKDIAEQTNLLALNAAIEAARAGEHGRGGFAVVADEVRNLAERTGKSLSEIEVNINILTQSINEMSDSVKEQAQGLDIINDSIASLKTMMQESLEVVNQTNDLSQKVDDIANEIIVDVQRKKF
- a CDS encoding TetR/AcrR family transcriptional regulator: MAKKLTQKAIARQNKIKAVALECFLEKGYEDTSLNEIIKKSGGSFSSIYTYFESKEGLLLEVLSDEIKRHFDFFKNLENDTATDLRDFLLHFSQIFLKKFNDYTTIALARIIHSQIYNLQGMMKEWFKVNQDFFADTIVIKRFKREKNPYLKENAEQLGTLFCTLIKAPFESCVFGNTTMSEQEQQKHIEFCVDFFLKKLV